The following coding sequences are from one Limibacillus sp. window:
- the fabB gene encoding beta-ketoacyl-ACP synthase I — protein sequence MRRVVVTGLGIVSSIGNNAKEVTESLRKGRSGIVFAEDYAEHGFRSHVHGAPTIDLDSHVDRRVRRFMGDGAAYNYVAALEAIADAGLEESEVSNERTGLICGSGGPSTSNQTAAYDIAREKGVKRMGPYMVPRCMSSTNSANLATSLKIKGVSYSISSACSTSAHCIGNGAELIQWGKQDVVLAGGGEELHWTLSMLFDAMGALSGGYNDTPQKASRPYDKDRDGFVIAGGGGLVVLEELEHAKARGAKIYGELIGYGATSDGVDMVAPSGEGAVRCMRQALASAGNIKVDYINAHGTSTPVGDITELNAIKEVFGADLPKVASTKSLTGHAQGAAGVTEAIYSLLMMENGFIAPSINIDNPDPGAEGIPIVTETEENAKIDCLMSNSFGFGGTNACLAFQRYEA from the coding sequence ATGCGACGCGTGGTCGTCACAGGGCTGGGGATCGTCTCCAGCATCGGAAACAACGCGAAAGAGGTGACCGAGTCCCTTCGCAAGGGCCGTTCGGGCATCGTCTTCGCCGAGGACTACGCCGAGCACGGCTTTCGCAGCCATGTGCACGGCGCACCCACCATCGACCTCGACTCCCATGTCGACCGGCGCGTGCGCCGCTTCATGGGCGACGGCGCGGCCTACAACTACGTGGCGGCGCTTGAGGCCATCGCCGACGCGGGGCTTGAGGAGAGCGAGGTCAGCAACGAGCGGACCGGCCTGATCTGCGGTTCCGGCGGCCCCTCGACCTCCAACCAGACGGCGGCCTACGACATCGCGCGGGAAAAGGGCGTCAAGCGCATGGGGCCCTACATGGTGCCGCGCTGCATGTCCTCCACCAATTCCGCCAATCTCGCGACCTCTTTGAAGATCAAGGGGGTCAGCTACTCGATCTCCTCGGCCTGCTCCACCTCGGCGCACTGCATCGGCAACGGCGCGGAACTGATCCAGTGGGGCAAGCAGGACGTGGTCCTGGCCGGCGGCGGCGAAGAGCTGCACTGGACCCTCTCCATGCTGTTCGACGCCATGGGCGCGCTTTCCGGCGGCTACAACGACACGCCGCAGAAAGCCTCGCGGCCCTACGACAAGGACCGCGACGGCTTCGTGATCGCCGGGGGCGGCGGTCTGGTGGTGCTGGAAGAGCTGGAGCACGCCAAGGCGCGCGGCGCAAAGATCTACGGTGAGTTGATCGGCTACGGCGCGACCTCGGACGGGGTCGACATGGTGGCGCCTTCGGGTGAGGGGGCCGTGCGCTGCATGCGCCAGGCGCTCGCCAGCGCGGGCAACATCAAGGTCGACTACATCAACGCCCACGGCACCTCGACGCCGGTCGGCGACATCACCGAACTGAACGCCATCAAGGAAGTCTTCGGCGCGGACCTGCCGAAGGTCGCCTCCACCAAGTCGCTCACCGGCCACGCCCAGGGCGCGGCGGGGGTGACCGAGGCGATCTACTCGCTGCTGATGATGGAGAACGGTTTCATCGCGCCTTCGATCAACATCGACAATCCCGATCCCGGCGCCGAGGGCATCCCAATCGTCACCGAGACCGAAGAGAACGCGAAGATCGATTGCCTGATGTCGAACTCCTTCGGCTTTGGGGGAACGAACGCCTGTCTCGCCTTCCAGCGCTACGAGGCCTGA
- a CDS encoding glycerophosphodiester phosphodiesterase family protein, translated as MTLTLPRLIAHRGASAEAPENTLAAFRKAAELGAEWVEFDVMLTADAMAVVHHDDTLKRITGIDRQMAETSFAKLTAINAKIAEPIPTLIEVMALLAAENLNANIEIKPTPGRAEATAEATLRLLSDHWRGGEPPLVSSFDWRALQVARAQQPDLPLGLLVDLEETPEADWRGAARALQVFSLHLDRGSATAERIAEAKAEGLRVLVYTVNDPAEAASLLSLGADAVFTDDVRSMKRALG; from the coding sequence ATGACCCTGACCTTGCCCCGCCTGATCGCGCATCGCGGCGCCTCCGCCGAGGCGCCCGAGAACACGCTGGCGGCGTTCCGCAAGGCGGCCGAGCTGGGCGCCGAGTGGGTCGAGTTCGACGTCATGCTGACGGCCGACGCCATGGCCGTGGTGCATCATGACGACACCCTGAAGCGGATCACCGGGATCGACCGTCAGATGGCGGAGACCTCATTCGCCAAGCTGACGGCGATCAACGCCAAGATCGCCGAGCCGATTCCCACGCTGATCGAGGTCATGGCTCTGCTGGCCGCCGAGAACCTGAACGCGAACATCGAGATCAAGCCCACCCCCGGCCGGGCGGAAGCGACGGCGGAGGCGACCCTGCGGCTTCTCTCCGACCATTGGCGGGGCGGCGAGCCGCCGCTGGTCTCCTCCTTCGATTGGCGCGCCTTGCAGGTCGCCCGCGCGCAGCAACCGGACCTTCCGCTTGGCCTGCTGGTCGATCTGGAGGAAACGCCCGAGGCCGATTGGCGCGGGGCGGCGCGGGCGCTCCAGGTCTTTTCGCTGCATCTGGACCGGGGATCGGCGACCGCTGAGCGGATCGCCGAGGCCAAGGCGGAAGGCTTGCGGGTGCTGGTCTATACGGTGAACGACCCGGCAGAGGCGGCCTCCCTGCTGTCCTTGGGGGCCGATGCCGTCTTTACCGACGATGTCCGCTCGATGAAGCGCGCCCTCGGCTGA
- the pnp gene encoding polyribonucleotide nucleotidyltransferase, whose amino-acid sequence MFEIYKKELEWGGRTLSFETGRIARQADGAVLVKYGETVVLCTAVAQRQPKPGIDFFPLTVNYQEKYFAAGKIPGGFFKREGRPTEKDTLVSRLIDRPIRPLFAKGFKNETQVICTVLSHDLENDPDIVAMVGASAALTLSGLPFMGPIAGARVGYKDGSYILNPRVQEVPESELDLVVAGTGEGVLMVESEAHELSEEVMLGAVSYGHEQMQPVINAIIELAELAAKEPWDIPEAAPEVADVRAKVEAEFGSKLSAAYANVDKQARQTAIAAVKEEALALFAEDEAAQAVFGGVFKSLESDIVRGDILKTKKRIDGRGLADVRPIVSEVGVLPRTHGSALFTRGETQALVTTTLGTGSDEQIIDALEGEFKEHFMLHYNFPPYSVGEASFLRGPGRREIGHGKLAWRALRPILPKKEDFPYTLRVVSEITESNGSSSMATVCGSSLSMMDAGVPLTRPCAGIAMGLIKEGDDFAVLSDILGDEDHLGDMDFKVAGTEKGVTSLQMDIKITSITPEIMKIALEQAQAGRIHILGEMAKAMTGSREGVSDFAPRIITFSIPRDKIREVIGTGGKVIREITETTGAKIDIEDDGTIKVASIDGEKGQAAIDWIKSIVAEPEVGEVYRGKVVKIVDFGAFVNFMGARDGLVHISELAPERVKTVNDVINEGDQVYVKCIGIDDRGKVKLSMKRVNQETGADLEAETAEA is encoded by the coding sequence ATGTTTGAGATCTACAAAAAGGAACTGGAGTGGGGCGGACGCACGCTCTCATTCGAAACCGGCCGCATCGCCCGTCAGGCCGACGGTGCCGTGCTGGTCAAGTACGGCGAGACCGTGGTGCTCTGCACCGCCGTCGCTCAGCGCCAGCCGAAGCCGGGCATCGACTTCTTCCCGCTGACGGTCAACTACCAGGAGAAGTACTTCGCCGCGGGCAAGATCCCCGGCGGCTTCTTCAAGCGCGAAGGCCGCCCGACCGAGAAGGACACCCTGGTGTCCCGCCTGATCGACCGGCCGATCCGCCCGCTGTTCGCCAAGGGCTTCAAGAACGAGACCCAGGTGATCTGCACGGTGCTGAGCCACGACCTGGAGAACGATCCCGACATCGTCGCCATGGTCGGCGCCTCGGCGGCGCTGACGCTGTCCGGCCTGCCCTTCATGGGGCCGATCGCCGGTGCGCGCGTCGGCTACAAGGACGGTAGCTACATCCTGAACCCGCGTGTCCAGGAAGTGCCCGAGAGCGAGCTCGATCTGGTCGTCGCCGGCACGGGCGAGGGCGTGCTGATGGTGGAGTCGGAGGCTCACGAGCTTTCCGAGGAAGTCATGCTGGGCGCCGTTTCCTACGGTCATGAGCAGATGCAGCCGGTGATCAACGCGATCATCGAACTGGCCGAGCTGGCCGCCAAGGAGCCCTGGGACATCCCCGAGGCCGCCCCCGAGGTCGCCGACGTGCGCGCCAAGGTCGAGGCCGAGTTCGGCTCCAAGCTGTCGGCGGCCTACGCCAACGTCGACAAGCAGGCGCGTCAGACCGCCATCGCCGCCGTCAAGGAAGAGGCGCTCGCGCTCTTCGCCGAGGACGAGGCCGCCCAGGCGGTCTTTGGCGGTGTCTTCAAGTCGCTGGAGAGCGACATCGTGCGCGGCGACATCCTGAAGACCAAGAAGCGCATCGACGGCCGCGGCCTCGCCGACGTCCGCCCGATCGTCTCGGAGGTCGGTGTCCTGCCCCGCACGCACGGCTCGGCGCTCTTCACCCGCGGCGAGACCCAGGCGCTGGTCACCACCACGCTGGGCACCGGCTCGGATGAGCAGATCATCGACGCGCTGGAGGGCGAGTTCAAAGAGCACTTCATGCTGCACTACAACTTCCCGCCCTATTCCGTGGGCGAGGCCAGCTTCCTGCGCGGTCCCGGCCGCCGGGAGATTGGTCACGGCAAGCTCGCCTGGCGCGCCCTGCGCCCGATCCTGCCGAAGAAGGAGGACTTCCCCTACACCCTGCGCGTGGTCTCCGAGATCACCGAGTCCAACGGGTCTTCCTCCATGGCCACGGTTTGCGGCTCCTCGCTTTCCATGATGGATGCCGGCGTGCCGCTGACGCGGCCCTGCGCGGGCATCGCCATGGGTCTGATCAAGGAAGGCGACGACTTCGCCGTTCTTTCGGACATCCTGGGCGACGAGGATCATCTGGGCGACATGGACTTCAAGGTGGCCGGCACCGAAAAGGGCGTCACCTCTCTCCAGATGGACATCAAGATCACCTCGATCACGCCGGAGATCATGAAGATCGCTCTGGAGCAGGCGCAGGCCGGACGCATCCACATCCTGGGTGAGATGGCCAAGGCCATGACCGGCAGCCGCGAGGGCGTCTCCGACTTCGCCCCGCGCATCATCACCTTCTCCATCCCGCGCGATAAGATCCGCGAAGTGATCGGCACGGGCGGCAAGGTGATCCGCGAGATCACCGAGACGACCGGCGCCAAGATCGACATCGAGGACGACGGCACCATCAAGGTGGCCTCCATCGACGGCGAGAAGGGCCAGGCGGCCATCGACTGGATCAAGTCCATCGTGGCCGAGCCCGAGGTCGGAGAGGTTTATCGCGGCAAGGTCGTGAAGATCGTCGACTTCGGCGCCTTCGTGAACTTCATGGGTGCGCGTGACGGCCTCGTCCACATCTCCGAGCTGGCGCCCGAGCGCGTCAAGACGGTGAACGATGTGATCAACGAAGGCGATCAGGTCTACGTGAAGTGCATCGGCATCGACGACCGCGGCAAGGTCAAGCTCTCCATGAAGCGCGTCAATCAGGAGACCGGCGCGGACCTGGAGGCGGAGACCGCCGAGGCCTGA
- the rpsO gene encoding 30S ribosomal protein S15, with product MSITAERKQELIKEFGQKDGDTGSPEVQVAILTERIKNLTEHLQGHNKDFHSRRGLLVMVGQRRRLLDYLKRKDHGRYAELIQRLGLRR from the coding sequence ATGTCTATCACCGCCGAACGCAAGCAGGAACTCATCAAGGAGTTCGGTCAGAAGGACGGAGACACCGGTTCGCCGGAGGTCCAGGTCGCGATCCTGACCGAGCGCATCAAGAACCTGACCGAGCACCTGCAGGGACACAACAAGGACTTCCACTCGCGCCGCGGACTCCTGGTCATGGTTGGCCAGCGCCGCCGCCTGTTGGATTACCTCAAGCGCAAGGATCACGGCCGCTACGCCGAGCTGATCCAGCGTCTGGGCCTGCGCCGCTAA
- the truB gene encoding tRNA pseudouridine(55) synthase TruB, protein MARKKKGDPVHGWLALDKPIGMTSTQALARVKRLFNAQKAGHGGTLDPLASGILPIAFGEATKTVAYAMEGAKRYRFTLRWGQATETDDTEGAVVAESDQRPDRAAIEAALAPFIGEIEQTPPRYSAVKLQGERAYDLARDGVEFELKRRLVEVFDLKLLEMPDADHATFDLHCGKGVYVRSLARDLGEVLGCHAHVTDLRRTAVGAFTEKASISLDSLEALGHSPAAFEQLLPIETALDDIPALALSEAEALSLKRGQSVSLLSRLYKERVTDLDLEVGDVVCAMAKGKPVALARYEGGSLSPVRVLNL, encoded by the coding sequence ATGGCGCGCAAGAAGAAGGGCGATCCGGTCCACGGCTGGCTGGCGCTGGACAAGCCCATCGGCATGACCTCGACCCAGGCGCTCGCCCGCGTCAAACGGCTCTTCAATGCGCAGAAAGCCGGGCACGGCGGAACCCTGGACCCGCTGGCCAGCGGCATCCTTCCCATCGCGTTCGGTGAGGCGACCAAGACGGTCGCCTACGCCATGGAAGGCGCAAAGCGCTACCGCTTCACGCTGCGCTGGGGCCAGGCGACCGAGACGGACGACACCGAGGGCGCGGTGGTGGCCGAGAGCGACCAGCGCCCGGACCGGGCCGCGATCGAGGCCGCGCTCGCCCCCTTCATCGGAGAGATCGAGCAGACCCCGCCGCGCTATTCGGCCGTGAAGCTCCAGGGCGAGCGCGCCTACGACCTGGCGCGCGACGGCGTGGAGTTCGAGCTGAAGAGGCGGCTGGTCGAGGTCTTCGACCTCAAGCTCCTCGAGATGCCGGACGCCGACCACGCGACCTTCGATCTGCATTGCGGCAAGGGGGTCTACGTGCGCTCCCTGGCGCGCGACCTGGGCGAGGTTTTGGGCTGCCACGCCCATGTCACCGACCTGCGCCGCACGGCCGTCGGCGCCTTCACTGAAAAGGCGTCGATTTCCCTGGATTCTCTGGAGGCCTTGGGGCATAGTCCCGCCGCCTTCGAGCAGTTGCTTCCGATCGAGACCGCGCTGGACGACATCCCGGCCCTGGCCCTTTCGGAAGCCGAGGCGCTTAGCCTCAAGCGGGGGCAATCGGTATCGCTTCTGAGCCGTCTATATAAGGAGCGGGTCACGGACCTCGACCTGGAAGTCGGGGATGTGGTCTGCGCCATGGCGAAGGGCAAGCCGGTCGCACTCGCGCGATACGAAGGGGGCTCCTTGAGCCCGGTTCGCGTACTGAACCTTTAG
- the rbfA gene encoding 30S ribosome-binding factor RbfA, which yields MAGKQPSQRQLRVGEEIRHALARIFLEGELRDPDLAEASITITEVRLSPDLGTATAFIMPLGGVDQKPVLDALKRAAPFLRGQVSAALTLRYTPRLRFELDRSFEEAQKIESLLRSDRVKRDLGAGPSDDDEES from the coding sequence ATGGCCGGCAAGCAACCCAGTCAGCGCCAGCTGCGCGTCGGCGAAGAGATTCGCCACGCCCTGGCGCGCATCTTCCTGGAGGGCGAGCTGCGCGACCCGGACCTGGCCGAGGCTTCCATCACCATCACTGAGGTGCGGTTGAGCCCCGACCTGGGCACGGCCACGGCCTTCATCATGCCGCTGGGCGGCGTCGATCAGAAACCCGTTCTGGACGCCTTGAAGCGCGCCGCGCCTTTTCTGCGCGGACAGGTGTCGGCGGCGCTTACGCTTCGCTACACCCCGCGTCTGCGCTTCGAGCTGGACCGCAGCTTCGAGGAGGCCCAGAAGATCGAGAGCCTCTTGCGCTCCGACCGGGTGAAGCGCGATCTGGGCGCGGGCCCGTCCGACGACGACGAAGAGTCCTGA